TCGACCTCGTGACCGTCTTCGCCACGCTGTTCGGTCTCTCGACGTCGCTCGGTCTCGGCGTCAGCCAGGTCAACAGCGGCCTCTCGTACGTCTTCGGCGACATCTTGGGGCTCGTTAGCGTGCCGGTGGGAACCGTCCCGCAGATACTCCTCATCGCCGGCATCACCGCCATCGCGACGCTGTCCGTCGCGGCTGGCCTCGACGCCGGCGTGAAGAAACTGAGCACGGTGAACCTCTATCTGATGTTCACCCTACTCCTGTTCATGATCGTCGTCGGGCCCAGCGTGTTCATCTTCAGCGCCTGGATGCAGGGGCTCGGCACCTACTTCAGCAACCTCCCCGCCCTGTCGTTCTTCACGGGAACGATGGGGCCGGGGAGCGAGACGGTGTCCGCCTGGACGGTGTTCTACTGGGCGTGGTGGATCGCGTGGTCGCCGTTCGTCGGCATGTTCATCGCGCGCATCTCGAAGGGGCGGACGGTCAGAGAGTTCGTCGTCGGCGTGCTGGTGCTGCCGTCGCTGTTCTCGACCATCTGGCTCTCGGCGTTCGGCGGGAGCGCGCTGTTCAACTCCCTGCAGGGGAACGGCGCCGCGATGGCGATATACAACGAGTCGGGACAGACGTTCGCCATGTTCGGCATGCTCAACCAGTTCCCGCTGGGTGCCATCTCCGGACTGCTGGCGACGCTGCTCGTCATCACGTTCTTCGTCACCTCCTCGGACTCGGGGTCGCTGGTCATCGACCACCTGACCTCGGGCGGGAAGCACGACGTGCCGAAGGCCCAGCGCATCTTCTGGGCCGTCACCGAGGGCGGCGTCGCCGCGGTCCTCCTGTGGGGCGGCGGCCTCAACGCTCTCCAGACCGCCGCCATCGCCACGGGCTTCCCGTTCGCCGTCATCCTCGTGTTGATGTGCTACACGGTGTATCTCGGGTTGGACAACGAGTACGAACTCCTCCAGTCCGAGCAGTTCGCCGAGCGCATCGAGGACATGACCGACGGCGACGAGTTCGACGTGGAAACCTCGCGGCGGGACGTCGTCACCGACGTCAAGGGGACCAAGGACGCCGAAGGGTCGGACTGAGTTCGACCCCGACGCTGTCAGTCCCCGTTCCGGTCTCTCCCGTCGGTCCTCGTCCTCCCTCCGTTCTCACCCTCGTTCGGCGCGCGGCCGTCCTATCCACCGACGCCTCGGTCTCGACGGATGCGTCGCTCGTGAGCTAGCTACGTACTGGAAGCTACCTACTGGACGCTCCTCACGTCTACGCATGGGTCGACCGCGACCGACTCGACACGGCCGAACACCGCCGCGAGGAGTCCCCCGTCTACAAGTGACGGGGCGACGAGTTCGAGACGATGCCGGAACTCCTGCCGACGGCCGCGGCCGCGCTCGTCGTCCTCCTGTTCGCCGCCGCACTGGCGTTGATGGCGAGCGGCGACCTGCGAGCGGCGGCGTTCTGCTTTCTCGGCGCGAGTCTGATAATCTACTTCCGGGAGACGTACCTCCTCGACGACTGAGTCGCCCCGTTCGGACGCCCCGCCCGGCGGCGCTCCGGTTAGAGGTTGTCGGCTTTCATCCGCTCGGTGATGACCGGAACGGTCGCGGTTCGCACCACCTTGTCCGTCGTTCCGCCGAGGAGCGTACCGATTCTCCCGCGGTAGGCCGACCCCATCACGATGGCGTCCATCCTCTCCTCGTCGGCGAAGTCGACGATGCGCTCGCTGACCGATCCGCTCCGCATCGCTGTCTCGCAGTCCACGCCGTACTCGGCGGCGATGCCGCACAGTTCGTCGAGCACTTTCTCGCCGTACTCTTTGTACTCGGATCGAAGTTCCTCCTCGTCGTCCCGCAGCGAGAGCGCTCGGGGGACACCGGGGAGGTCGATGACGTAGAGACCGTGGACCGTCGCCCCTAGTTCCGCCGCGAGTTCGATACCGTGTCTCGCGGCCATCTCGGCCTCTGCACTTCCGTCGTATGGGATAAGTATGTCTTCGTACATGGTAGTCGCGGACGTCGTCGCACCGGCGGCCGGTCACGCGAGTCGGCGTTCGACGTCGAACACCCTGTAGCTTTCGACCGTTACCGTA
This genomic stretch from Halogeometricum sp. S1BR25-6 harbors:
- a CDS encoding BCCT family transporter; this translates as MASSDDSTGEMSDGLQVELFHPESDREPGDTNIQKFGFDVHPVVFPVALVIIATFVVLTVFFQDFASLVGLRTADGTLMTAAGAYGAIRGFFEGTFGWFFLLAVNIFIVTLAYFAFSKYGTIRLGGVEAEKEFSDFSWMAMLFSAGMGIGLMFYSVSEPLYYFSNVPGFFEAQSGSGGAGAAALAQTFFHWGFHPWAIYGLVGLGLAFFSFNRGLPLTFRSIFWPLLGDRIYGPIGHAIDLVTVFATLFGLSTSLGLGVSQVNSGLSYVFGDILGLVSVPVGTVPQILLIAGITAIATLSVAAGLDAGVKKLSTVNLYLMFTLLLFMIVVGPSVFIFSAWMQGLGTYFSNLPALSFFTGTMGPGSETVSAWTVFYWAWWIAWSPFVGMFIARISKGRTVREFVVGVLVLPSLFSTIWLSAFGGSALFNSLQGNGAAMAIYNESGQTFAMFGMLNQFPLGAISGLLATLLVITFFVTSSDSGSLVIDHLTSGGKHDVPKAQRIFWAVTEGGVAAVLLWGGGLNALQTAAIATGFPFAVILVLMCYTVYLGLDNEYELLQSEQFAERIEDMTDGDEFDVETSRRDVVTDVKGTKDAEGSD
- a CDS encoding universal stress protein; this translates as MYEDILIPYDGSAEAEMAARHGIELAAELGATVHGLYVIDLPGVPRALSLRDDEEELRSEYKEYGEKVLDELCGIAAEYGVDCETAMRSGSVSERIVDFADEERMDAIVMGSAYRGRIGTLLGGTTDKVVRTATVPVITERMKADNL